One stretch of Natronobacterium gregoryi SP2 DNA includes these proteins:
- a CDS encoding transposase yields the protein MSTDPSAVAESIIVHAETLCEREDHLWDVIRKLSIPVDELEDARDQNRVTFGTDEMFRTLLFKGIRGISQNKIAQRLGREPSLVKSFHLDITDLSNTPTQQELSYAHAKFSENTQKILNRTVAGVRQEALDNGVLTEGLVPSVPAETEEESQSENEYKKEKAQKTLTLARKHVIPEFDTHRAAHKKYSDEVMLDMFASICANNGSAHSEAEYGWLTDDDLICDDSTFLRAIKKIATPEDSDGQLTLEDFEDDDSMPEIDQIRDTIMTAFNAATENIINSIRGDDPFDSRETVAAIDITHEQFHVWPWEDKEAGIAKPDYPKMVSGYKKDGEYKRGYKYATITLVGDHAPIVLGIEPVKEDSAWEPDDSPSYSKADLVSRLLDRAEQFVDLDMVMFDRGFYVNRVYADVHERGLTYLSPVPTYEDDLEAIQDIQEHPTANEAVKHNVPFGIDGEIHHEAEFLYAPSTSDDADGKYAVFVTNQDRVEPEEISSVVNGYSRRWDIENQYKSIKDFMPKTSSTDYRLRLCNFALSTLIYNLWRLTDYLIKVALDEPIRSPPVITAKTFVRALGDFLREFG from the coding sequence ATGTCGACTGATCCGTCGGCTGTCGCTGAGTCGATCATTGTCCACGCGGAGACGCTCTGTGAGCGTGAAGACCACCTCTGGGATGTCATCCGGAAACTCTCAATACCCGTCGACGAACTGGAGGATGCCCGCGATCAGAACCGCGTAACCTTTGGAACTGACGAAATGTTTCGCACGCTCCTGTTCAAAGGGATTCGAGGCATTTCACAGAACAAAATAGCGCAACGGCTCGGTCGGGAGCCGAGCTTAGTCAAGAGCTTCCACCTCGATATCACCGATCTCTCGAATACGCCCACCCAACAGGAGCTTTCGTACGCGCACGCGAAGTTCAGCGAGAACACTCAGAAAATCCTCAATCGGACGGTTGCTGGCGTCCGGCAGGAGGCTCTCGATAACGGTGTTCTTACAGAAGGTCTCGTCCCCTCAGTCCCAGCCGAAACCGAGGAGGAATCACAAAGCGAGAACGAGTACAAGAAAGAGAAGGCCCAGAAGACGCTAACACTTGCTCGCAAACACGTCATTCCCGAGTTCGACACACACCGAGCGGCCCACAAGAAGTACTCAGACGAGGTGATGCTGGATATGTTTGCGAGTATCTGCGCGAACAACGGCAGTGCCCACTCAGAAGCCGAGTACGGCTGGCTCACCGACGACGACCTCATCTGCGACGACTCGACCTTCCTACGGGCAATCAAGAAGATTGCCACGCCCGAGGATTCGGACGGCCAGCTCACGTTGGAGGACTTCGAGGACGATGATTCGATGCCCGAGATCGACCAGATTCGGGACACGATTATGACGGCGTTCAATGCTGCCACGGAAAACATCATTAACTCGATCCGTGGCGACGACCCCTTCGACTCACGCGAAACCGTCGCAGCGATCGACATCACCCACGAGCAGTTCCACGTCTGGCCGTGGGAAGACAAAGAAGCAGGCATCGCGAAGCCAGACTATCCGAAGATGGTGAGCGGGTACAAGAAAGACGGCGAGTACAAACGTGGGTACAAGTACGCTACCATCACGCTAGTTGGCGACCACGCACCGATCGTTCTTGGTATCGAGCCAGTCAAAGAGGACTCTGCGTGGGAGCCCGACGACTCTCCATCGTACTCGAAAGCCGATTTAGTGAGTCGATTGCTCGATCGAGCAGAGCAGTTCGTTGATCTGGATATGGTGATGTTCGACCGCGGATTCTACGTGAATCGCGTGTACGCAGATGTCCACGAGCGCGGGCTCACGTATCTCTCGCCAGTTCCAACGTACGAGGATGATTTAGAGGCGATCCAGGATATTCAAGAGCATCCAACGGCAAACGAAGCTGTCAAGCACAACGTCCCGTTCGGAATCGACGGTGAGATCCACCACGAGGCTGAGTTTCTCTATGCCCCAAGTACGAGCGACGATGCCGATGGAAAGTATGCAGTATTCGTGACGAACCAGGACCGCGTTGAGCCCGAGGAGATCTCAAGTGTCGTGAACGGATACAGTCGCCGCTGGGATATCGAGAACCAGTACAAGTCAATCAAGGACTTCATGCCGAAGACGTCGTCGACGGACTACCGCCTTCGCCTGTGTAACTTCGCGCTGTCGACGCTGATCTATAACCTGTGGCGGCTCACAGATTATCTAATCAAGGTCGCGCTTGACGAGCCGATCCGGTCACCGCCAGTGATCACGGCGAAGACGTTCGTTCGAGCGTTGGGCGACTTCCTGCGTGAGTTCGGGTAA
- a CDS encoding bacteriorhodopsin, with translation MIEHGTLFAVSSGLLGAMTVAFLLWAFRVPVGARSHGYAVVIACGSMSVAYALMSTGVLTVDLAGRTESVTRFLGYTVGWSAVCLVLGAIVDADRQSLFALVATVLGALWAAFASWFVTGVAAVAVSLVAVGSLVGMGYVLLGPFSRNATRVGGQRALLYAKLKFLILLVFVVMLTLGTVSEQQLGLTSAFVGQTVTTYLDLVWLLGFGGLVLRYADALESEHAPSPLSIVSRPAEQPAPSTTDVGSTE, from the coding sequence ATGATCGAACACGGCACACTCTTTGCGGTCTCGAGTGGATTGCTCGGCGCGATGACGGTCGCGTTCCTGCTGTGGGCGTTCCGAGTTCCTGTGGGCGCTCGCTCTCACGGATACGCGGTCGTGATCGCGTGTGGGTCGATGAGCGTCGCGTACGCCCTCATGTCCACCGGGGTGTTGACAGTCGATTTGGCAGGGCGTACCGAATCGGTGACGCGCTTCCTGGGGTACACTGTCGGTTGGTCCGCCGTCTGCCTCGTTCTCGGAGCGATCGTCGACGCCGATCGGCAGTCCTTGTTCGCGCTCGTCGCCACCGTTCTCGGCGCACTGTGGGCAGCCTTCGCGAGCTGGTTCGTCACTGGAGTTGCCGCCGTGGCCGTCTCGCTCGTTGCCGTCGGGTCTCTGGTGGGGATGGGATACGTCTTGCTCGGGCCGTTCTCCCGCAACGCGACCCGCGTCGGCGGACAGCGAGCGCTGCTGTATGCCAAGCTCAAGTTCCTGATTCTGCTGGTTTTCGTCGTCATGCTCACGCTCGGCACAGTCTCGGAGCAACAGCTCGGTCTCACGAGCGCGTTCGTCGGGCAAACGGTTACGACCTACCTCGATCTCGTCTGGCTCCTCGGCTTCGGCGGGCTCGTTCTTCGGTACGCCGACGCACTCGAGAGCGAGCACGCCCCTTCACCGCTGTCGATCGTCAGCCGACCGGCCGAGCAACCGGCACCGTCCACTACCGACGTTGGATCGACGGAGTGA
- a CDS encoding bacteriorhodopsin, whose translation MIEHGTLFAATSALLAGMTVAFALWTLRVPTGARPYGYAVLVACGSMSISYALMAAGLLTVETTGRTESVVRFLGYTVSWSVVCFVLGAIVDADRRTTLALIGPVLAAPWATLASWVFDGTIAAVASLVLLVSLGGMVYLLVGPLSSVAETVSGERALLYTKVKRLILLVFTGLILTGAVSEQNLGLTGAFVGQTVATYVDLIWLAGFGALVLQYADTLEAEEVPSPFSKVTRGGTHGQPD comes from the coding sequence GTGATCGAGCACGGAACCCTGTTTGCGGCCACGAGTGCATTGCTCGCGGGCATGACGGTTGCGTTCGCACTGTGGACGCTACGAGTGCCGACTGGTGCTCGACCGTACGGATACGCGGTGTTAGTCGCCTGTGGATCGATGAGCATCTCCTACGCGCTCATGGCCGCTGGCTTGCTGACAGTCGAGACGACTGGACGGACGGAGTCTGTCGTTCGATTCCTCGGGTACACCGTCAGCTGGTCGGTCGTCTGTTTCGTTCTCGGCGCGATCGTCGATGCCGACCGCCGGACGACGCTCGCGCTCATCGGACCCGTCCTCGCCGCGCCCTGGGCGACACTCGCCAGTTGGGTTTTCGACGGGACAATCGCGGCAGTCGCTTCCCTCGTTCTTCTCGTTTCGCTGGGCGGGATGGTCTATCTTCTGGTGGGGCCACTCTCGAGCGTCGCCGAGACTGTGTCTGGAGAGCGAGCCCTGCTGTATACGAAGGTAAAGCGGCTGATCCTACTTGTCTTCACGGGCCTGATCCTGACTGGCGCCGTCTCCGAACAGAATCTCGGTCTGACTGGGGCTTTCGTCGGCCAAACTGTCGCAACGTATGTCGACCTGATCTGGCTCGCCGGCTTTGGAGCACTCGTGCTCCAGTACGCCGACACACTCGAGGCAGAAGAGGTTCCGTCACCGTTTTCGAAAGTCACACGCGGCGGTACTCACGGACAGCCCGACTGA
- a CDS encoding lipoate--protein ligase family protein, protein MTETELADREWRLLRDEPRDGATQMALEEVAAERALEHDLRTVRVYSWEPSTLSLGYRQDAASVDWEYCEREGIDVTRRQTGGGGIYHDRYADISYTIVAPADEVPGDLMDCYALFCEPVLEAFDQMGVDADFAAAEQASIYHPSCYLRDINPAHDVVVPAGEADAQKISGNAQYRQRDVVIQHGSISYDLEPDHHVGVFDAGLEPRTVTDRVTSIREQVGIDREEAVETLADALCDWCDAAAGGWHEDELERAADLADRKYGSGAWVRKRETLEGDDART, encoded by the coding sequence ATGACCGAAACCGAACTCGCCGACCGAGAGTGGCGACTGCTCCGGGACGAACCCCGGGATGGAGCCACCCAGATGGCACTCGAAGAGGTTGCCGCCGAGCGCGCGCTCGAGCACGACCTGCGGACGGTCCGGGTCTACTCCTGGGAACCGAGTACGCTCTCGCTGGGCTATCGGCAAGACGCTGCGTCGGTCGACTGGGAGTATTGTGAGCGCGAGGGAATCGATGTCACTCGCCGACAAACCGGTGGTGGCGGGATCTACCACGACCGCTACGCAGACATTTCGTACACGATCGTCGCACCGGCAGACGAAGTGCCTGGTGATCTGATGGACTGTTATGCGCTGTTTTGCGAGCCGGTCCTCGAAGCGTTCGATCAGATGGGTGTCGACGCGGACTTCGCAGCGGCCGAACAGGCGTCGATCTACCACCCCTCGTGTTACTTGCGGGATATCAATCCAGCCCACGACGTCGTTGTGCCGGCAGGCGAGGCCGACGCGCAGAAAATTAGCGGCAACGCCCAGTACCGCCAGCGCGATGTCGTCATCCAGCACGGGTCGATCAGCTACGACCTGGAACCCGACCATCACGTCGGCGTCTTCGACGCCGGCCTCGAGCCCAGAACCGTCACGGATCGTGTGACGAGCATCCGCGAGCAGGTCGGGATCGACCGCGAGGAGGCGGTCGAGACGCTCGCCGACGCGTTATGCGACTGGTGTGACGCCGCGGCGGGAGGATGGCACGAAGACGAACTCGAGCGGGCGGCCGATCTCGCGGACCGGAAGTACGGATCGGGCGCGTGGGTTCGCAAGCGAGAGACGCTCGAGGGCGACGACGCACGGACGTGA
- a CDS encoding deoxyribonuclease IV, with protein MNVGAHVSISGSRVSSDDETPPYDDIRNAVHRQRSFGGNCGQIFTTSPQVWAQPEISNEAAGGFREESDELLEGPWVIHSSYLVNLCTPKEDLRRKSKASMQAELDAAEKLGVPYVNVHLGAHTGAGVEGGLDNAAGVIDDLDVPADVQILIESDAGSGTKLGGEFEHLAGIIDRTETDIGICIDTAHTLVAGNDLTTPEAVDETVGRFDDVVGLEYLEYIHLNDSKHDVGTHKDEHAHIGEGYIGEDGIQAIVTHPDLRDLPFALETPTEDGRGFAWNIEKVKELRDSK; from the coding sequence ATGAACGTCGGTGCCCACGTATCTATCTCTGGATCGCGCGTCTCTTCCGACGACGAAACACCTCCGTACGACGACATTCGTAACGCCGTTCACCGCCAGCGGTCCTTCGGCGGTAACTGCGGACAGATCTTCACTACCTCGCCACAGGTCTGGGCCCAGCCCGAGATCAGCAACGAGGCTGCCGGCGGGTTCCGAGAGGAGAGCGACGAGTTACTCGAGGGGCCGTGGGTGATTCACTCTTCGTATCTGGTCAATCTCTGTACACCGAAAGAGGATCTCCGCCGGAAGTCCAAAGCGAGCATGCAAGCGGAACTCGACGCAGCAGAGAAACTGGGCGTTCCCTACGTGAACGTCCACCTCGGAGCCCACACCGGCGCGGGCGTCGAAGGCGGCCTGGACAACGCCGCGGGCGTCATCGACGACCTCGACGTGCCAGCGGATGTCCAGATCCTCATCGAGTCCGACGCTGGCAGTGGAACCAAACTCGGTGGCGAGTTCGAACACCTCGCGGGAATCATCGATCGAACGGAAACCGACATCGGCATCTGTATCGACACTGCCCACACGCTCGTCGCGGGCAACGACCTCACCACGCCCGAAGCGGTCGACGAGACTGTCGGGCGGTTCGACGACGTCGTCGGCCTCGAGTACCTCGAGTACATCCACCTCAACGACTCGAAACACGATGTCGGCACCCACAAGGACGAACACGCCCACATCGGCGAGGGCTACATCGGCGAGGACGGCATACAGGCAATCGTCACCCATCCCGATCTGCGAGACCTGCCTTTCGCGCTCGAGACGCCGACCGAGGACGGGCGCGGGTTCGCCTGGAACATCGAGAAGGTAAAGGAGTTGCGAGATTCGAAGTGA
- a CDS encoding class I SAM-dependent methyltransferase → MREFSEDYLQRTRRGMWDDSREALAPLRLESRERILDVGCGTGELSRVLATESGAEVVGCDADSRLLEAAGEHVPVVSGDACQLPFPDDTFDLVICQALLINLPEPTAAITEFARVSSNLVAAVEPNNAAVSIDSSVATEGDLERRARQAYLDGVETDIALGADARETFETAGLEELDTRQYDHVRTVEPPYNEGAVVAARRKATGAGLADDRETMLSGELTEREYDELRSEWRRMGRTVVEQMEAREYEREETVPFFVTVGRV, encoded by the coding sequence GTGCGCGAATTCTCCGAAGACTACTTGCAGCGAACTCGCCGGGGGATGTGGGACGACTCCCGCGAGGCGCTTGCACCCCTTCGACTCGAGTCCCGTGAGCGCATCCTCGACGTTGGCTGTGGCACCGGCGAACTGAGCCGTGTGCTCGCGACCGAATCCGGGGCCGAAGTCGTCGGTTGTGACGCCGACTCTCGGTTGCTCGAGGCCGCCGGAGAGCACGTTCCCGTCGTCTCCGGCGACGCCTGCCAGTTGCCGTTTCCCGACGACACGTTCGATCTGGTGATCTGCCAGGCGCTGTTGATCAACCTGCCCGAACCGACAGCCGCGATCACGGAGTTCGCGCGGGTCTCCTCGAACCTCGTCGCGGCGGTCGAACCCAACAACGCTGCCGTCTCGATCGACTCGAGCGTCGCGACAGAGGGCGACCTCGAGCGTCGAGCACGCCAGGCTTATCTCGACGGCGTCGAGACGGACATCGCGCTCGGTGCCGACGCCCGCGAGACGTTCGAGACCGCAGGGCTCGAGGAACTCGATACTCGCCAGTACGACCACGTTCGGACGGTCGAACCGCCCTACAACGAGGGGGCGGTCGTCGCGGCGCGGCGGAAAGCAACGGGTGCAGGGCTGGCGGACGACCGGGAAACGATGCTCTCCGGCGAACTGACCGAACGCGAGTACGACGAACTCCGCAGCGAGTGGCGGCGGATGGGACGGACCGTCGTCGAACAGATGGAAGCCCGCGAGTACGAACGTGAGGAAACGGTTCCGTTTTTCGTCACGGTAGGGCGAGTCTAG
- a CDS encoding DUF7095 family protein has protein sequence MSGFDRADAVDRLEAVVDTVEDERMPVPVREVWAFGDVALGLDPVERLDVYLTKDVLVRDDSAGGADDDPDVGFRESHGIEGVGKSVRADWAAEYSKYLRANAAGHAAPEKCLAAHLLGEDDSDPVHLEVCNASFEDNVTQRLRGAQLRDEYTQLLDPRGVCLWADGVRSDEAFRKLRESELALPTLSDALEMLGMDDDEATEAAQELHAWREDQEGVTVRGDVV, from the coding sequence ATGAGTGGATTTGACCGCGCGGACGCGGTCGACCGGCTCGAAGCGGTCGTCGACACAGTCGAGGACGAACGAATGCCGGTGCCGGTTCGGGAGGTGTGGGCCTTCGGTGACGTCGCGCTCGGACTCGACCCCGTCGAACGACTGGACGTCTACCTGACGAAGGACGTACTGGTCCGCGACGACAGCGCCGGCGGGGCGGACGACGACCCCGACGTGGGGTTCCGCGAGTCACACGGCATCGAGGGCGTCGGCAAGTCCGTCAGGGCCGACTGGGCGGCGGAGTATTCCAAGTATCTCCGCGCGAACGCCGCCGGCCACGCCGCTCCCGAAAAGTGTCTCGCGGCCCACCTGTTGGGCGAGGACGACTCCGATCCGGTCCACCTCGAGGTCTGTAACGCCTCCTTCGAGGACAACGTCACCCAGCGACTGCGGGGCGCACAACTACGGGACGAGTACACGCAACTGCTCGATCCGCGCGGCGTCTGTCTGTGGGCCGACGGCGTCCGCAGCGACGAGGCGTTTCGCAAACTCCGCGAGAGTGAACTCGCCCTCCCCACGCTCTCCGACGCTCTCGAGATGCTCGGCATGGACGACGACGAGGCGACCGAGGCCGCCCAAGAACTCCACGCCTGGCGAGAGGACCAGGAGGGCGTGACGGTTCGCGGAGACGTGGTCTGA
- a CDS encoding DUF4442 domain-containing protein, with protein sequence MFDAFRSRLYRLGFNFFPAYRGTGGRVTYIAPDWQEIRVKLPHSWRTRNYVGTTFGGSMYAAVDPFYMMMLLKTLGDDYVVWDKEAEIRFEKPGRDTLYATFTLSDEEIDAVKAELADEDTDAIDRHYTVELVDDEGTVHATVRKTVYVTTE encoded by the coding sequence ATGTTCGACGCGTTCCGTTCCCGGCTCTACCGGCTCGGGTTCAATTTCTTTCCCGCCTACCGGGGGACCGGCGGTCGAGTGACCTACATCGCCCCAGACTGGCAGGAGATCCGGGTCAAACTCCCCCACTCCTGGCGGACACGGAACTACGTCGGGACGACCTTCGGCGGCAGCATGTACGCCGCCGTCGACCCCTTCTACATGATGATGCTGTTGAAGACGCTCGGCGACGACTACGTCGTCTGGGACAAGGAAGCCGAGATTCGGTTCGAGAAACCGGGCCGTGACACGCTGTACGCGACGTTTACGCTTTCCGACGAGGAGATCGACGCCGTGAAAGCCGAACTCGCCGACGAGGACACCGACGCGATCGACCGCCACTACACCGTCGAACTCGTCGACGACGAGGGGACCGTCCACGCGACCGTTCGAAAGACGGTCTACGTCACGACCGAGTAA
- a CDS encoding alpha/beta hydrolase: protein MRHRVFNEDGDDELVFVMGWGNRWTHENVSWLIGKLTDAGYRVHAFELPTNVEDFKADWLEPIAEYVLDLEGYQLLAHSAGALVAQALDGADNHVYLSPWWGYGHDYPDLALEAAAKIPTAFPFLPAGEMDRSVLGERATDHQIATTPHWVSPAFVRETRHAQAELLTIDHDAVVFCSLRDPVVDHTAIGRRVPAKHVVLYDGGHELFSSRLRDRYVDVVLEALEDGARAVEKRTVAPIQ from the coding sequence ATGCGACACCGCGTCTTCAACGAGGACGGCGACGACGAGCTCGTCTTCGTCATGGGCTGGGGTAACCGCTGGACTCACGAGAACGTCAGCTGGCTCATCGGGAAACTGACCGACGCCGGCTATCGGGTCCACGCGTTCGAACTCCCGACGAACGTCGAGGACTTCAAAGCCGACTGGCTCGAGCCGATCGCCGAGTACGTCCTCGACCTGGAGGGGTACCAGCTACTGGCTCACAGTGCGGGTGCGCTGGTCGCACAGGCGCTCGACGGCGCGGACAACCACGTCTACCTGAGCCCGTGGTGGGGGTACGGACACGACTACCCCGACCTCGCGCTCGAGGCGGCTGCAAAGATTCCGACGGCGTTTCCGTTTCTTCCTGCCGGAGAGATGGATCGCTCGGTGCTCGGCGAGCGAGCGACCGACCACCAGATCGCGACGACACCCCACTGGGTCTCCCCGGCGTTCGTCCGCGAGACGCGACACGCCCAGGCGGAACTGCTGACCATCGACCACGACGCCGTCGTCTTCTGCTCGCTCCGAGATCCGGTCGTCGACCACACGGCGATCGGTCGGCGCGTCCCCGCCAAACACGTCGTCCTCTACGACGGCGGTCACGAACTGTTCTCCTCACGGCTGCGGGACCGATACGTCGACGTTGTGCTCGAGGCGCTCGAGGACGGCGCTCGAGCGGTCGAGAAGCGAACGGTCGCACCAATCCAGTGA
- the ncsA gene encoding tRNA 2-thiolation protein NcsA, which yields MDCNRCGEEAVMHAAYSGQHLCADHFRESVEKRVRRRIRRDDLVPQDATPENPETWVIGLSGGKDSVVLTKILHDTFAEDPRIELVGLTIHEGIDGYRDKSVDACVALTERLSIHHEVVGYEEEFGIRMDDVVEDDPENMAACAYCGVFRRDVLSRYADDLEADLLLTGHNLDDEAQTALMNFLEGDVEQIAKHFDASLGPLSEREEQDEFVPRAKPLRDVPEKEVALYAHVEDLPAHITECPHASEAYRGEIQQLLYELEENHPGTRHSIIAGYEELASIATEEYSGDDGVDLQECTQCGSTTTREICRKCSLLESLAE from the coding sequence ATGGATTGTAACCGGTGTGGCGAGGAGGCGGTCATGCACGCCGCCTACTCGGGGCAACACCTCTGTGCCGACCACTTCCGCGAGTCGGTCGAGAAGCGAGTGCGTCGCCGGATACGGCGAGACGACCTCGTCCCGCAGGACGCAACGCCCGAGAACCCCGAGACGTGGGTGATCGGCCTCTCTGGCGGCAAGGACAGCGTCGTCCTCACCAAGATCCTCCACGACACGTTCGCCGAAGACCCCCGCATCGAACTCGTCGGACTGACGATCCACGAGGGGATCGACGGCTACCGCGACAAGTCCGTCGACGCCTGTGTCGCACTGACCGAACGTCTGAGTATCCACCACGAGGTCGTCGGCTACGAAGAGGAGTTCGGCATCCGGATGGACGACGTCGTCGAGGACGACCCCGAGAACATGGCCGCCTGTGCCTACTGTGGCGTCTTCCGCAGAGACGTCCTCTCGCGGTACGCAGACGACCTCGAGGCCGACCTCCTGCTGACGGGCCACAACCTGGACGACGAGGCCCAGACTGCACTCATGAACTTCCTCGAGGGCGATGTCGAACAGATCGCGAAACACTTCGACGCGAGCCTCGGCCCGCTCTCGGAACGAGAGGAACAAGACGAGTTCGTCCCGCGCGCGAAGCCGCTACGGGACGTCCCCGAGAAGGAAGTTGCCCTCTACGCTCACGTCGAAGACCTGCCAGCACACATCACCGAGTGCCCCCACGCCAGCGAGGCCTACCGCGGCGAGATCCAGCAGTTACTCTACGAACTCGAGGAGAATCATCCAGGAACCCGTCACTCGATCATCGCGGGGTACGAAGAACTCGCCAGCATCGCCACCGAAGAGTACAGCGGCGACGACGGAGTCGACCTTCAGGAGTGTACCCAGTGCGGATCGACGACGACGCGAGAGATCTGTCGGAAATGTTCGTTGCTCGAGTCACTGGCCGAATAA
- the ftsZ gene encoding cell division protein FtsZ: MQDIVQDALDNAEEEAQKMDVELDSDEFGDPRIVIVGCGGAGNNTVNRLYNIGVEGADTVAINTDKQHLKMIEADTKILIGKSLTSGLGAGGDPSMGERATEMAQGTIKEVLGDADLVFVTAGMGGGTGTGAAPVVSEIAKEQGAIVVGMVSTPFNVERARTVKAEEGLERLREQADSIIVLDNNRLLDYVPNLPIGKAFSVMDQIIAETVKGISETITQPSLINLDYADMSTIMNQGGVAVMLVGETQDKNKTDEVVKDAMNHPLLDVDYRGASGGLVHITGGPDLTLKEAEGIADNITERLEASANVIWGARIQEDYKGKVRVMAIMTGVQSAQVLGPTTQKQADRSRASIEGVDDGDFDASNHVENVQSSSGSRSRTRSNTDYGAQSDGGRNEVERQNGVDVIR; encoded by the coding sequence ATGCAAGATATCGTTCAGGACGCACTCGACAACGCGGAAGAGGAAGCCCAGAAGATGGACGTCGAACTCGACAGCGACGAGTTCGGTGATCCACGTATCGTCATCGTCGGCTGTGGTGGCGCGGGTAACAACACGGTCAACCGACTGTACAATATCGGCGTCGAAGGTGCTGACACCGTCGCGATCAACACGGACAAACAGCACCTGAAGATGATCGAAGCCGATACGAAGATTCTGATCGGCAAATCACTCACCAGCGGTCTCGGCGCGGGCGGCGATCCATCGATGGGCGAACGCGCCACCGAGATGGCCCAGGGGACTATCAAAGAGGTTCTCGGGGATGCAGACCTCGTGTTCGTCACTGCGGGGATGGGTGGTGGCACCGGGACGGGTGCCGCTCCCGTGGTCTCGGAGATCGCCAAAGAGCAGGGCGCGATCGTCGTCGGCATGGTTTCGACGCCGTTCAACGTCGAGCGTGCGCGGACGGTCAAAGCCGAAGAAGGCCTCGAGCGACTGCGAGAACAGGCCGACTCGATCATCGTCCTCGACAACAACCGGCTGCTGGACTACGTCCCGAACCTCCCGATCGGCAAGGCCTTTTCGGTCATGGACCAGATCATCGCCGAGACGGTCAAGGGTATCTCGGAGACGATTACACAGCCCTCGCTGATCAACCTGGACTACGCGGACATGTCCACGATCATGAATCAGGGCGGCGTCGCCGTGATGCTCGTCGGAGAGACCCAGGACAAGAACAAGACTGACGAGGTCGTCAAGGACGCGATGAACCACCCGCTGCTCGACGTCGACTACCGCGGCGCGTCGGGTGGTCTGGTCCACATCACCGGCGGCCCCGACCTCACGCTGAAAGAGGCCGAAGGGATCGCCGACAACATCACCGAACGCCTCGAGGCCTCCGCGAACGTCATCTGGGGCGCTCGTATCCAGGAGGACTACAAGGGCAAGGTTCGCGTGATGGCGATCATGACTGGCGTCCAGAGCGCGCAGGTGCTCGGTCCGACGACCCAGAAACAGGCCGACAGGTCGCGTGCGAGTATCGAAGGAGTCGACGACGGAGACTTCGACGCGAGCAACCACGTCGAGAACGTACAGTCGTCTTCGGGTTCTCGATCGCGTACTCGTTCGAACACGGACTACGGTGCCCAGAGTGACGGGGGACGAAACGAGGTCGAACGACAAAATGGCGTCGACGTGATCCGGTAG
- a CDS encoding ribbon-helix-helix domain-containing protein: MERVTLRIPKQQIEEVEQLVDSGKFPNRSEAIRSAVREMINEEYDEQPEQQPRERNWAKV, encoded by the coding sequence ATGGAGCGTGTGACACTGCGAATTCCGAAACAGCAAATCGAAGAGGTCGAACAACTAGTCGATTCGGGGAAGTTTCCAAACCGTAGCGAAGCGATCCGATCGGCCGTGCGAGAGATGATCAACGAGGAGTACGACGAGCAGCCGGAGCAACAGCCCCGCGAACGTAACTGGGCAAAGGTGTAA
- a CDS encoding double zinc ribbon domain-containing protein — MSKITFRADDDLVEALESLELSKSEAMRQALRAYIDERPERKMGGSSTAVDDVVRERVDELIEKRLREERRRGHAPADDGPRSRGAVRAEQPQDVTVSISLEGESLRTDTPDSVSERTRETNADRERRGEDRARRGQPEGTTCGQCGEHVADDHVYCPNCGEKASRRLFCDCGDELRSDWAFCPSCGRRTPSADVLEPDVQRD, encoded by the coding sequence ATGAGCAAGATCACGTTCCGTGCCGACGACGACCTCGTCGAAGCGCTCGAGTCGCTCGAGCTCTCGAAGAGCGAGGCGATGCGGCAGGCGCTTCGGGCCTACATCGACGAGCGGCCGGAACGGAAGATGGGAGGATCGTCGACGGCCGTCGACGACGTCGTTCGCGAGCGCGTGGACGAACTCATCGAAAAGCGGCTCCGCGAGGAGCGGCGTCGCGGCCACGCGCCGGCGGATGACGGCCCGCGCTCTCGTGGGGCCGTGAGAGCGGAACAGCCACAGGATGTAACTGTCTCCATCTCTCTCGAGGGGGAGTCTCTCCGGACCGATACCCCGGATTCCGTTTCCGAGCGCACGCGGGAGACGAACGCTGACCGTGAACGCCGTGGAGAAGACCGGGCACGGCGGGGCCAGCCCGAAGGGACGACCTGCGGACAGTGTGGTGAACACGTCGCCGACGACCACGTCTACTGTCCTAACTGCGGAGAGAAAGCGTCTCGGCGGCTGTTCTGTGACTGTGGCGACGAGTTGCGATCGGACTGGGCGTTCTGCCCGAGCTGTGGTCGTCGGACGCCGTCTGCGGACGTGCTCGAGCCCGACGTTCAACGAGACTGA